Proteins encoded within one genomic window of Arachis ipaensis cultivar K30076 chromosome B08, Araip1.1, whole genome shotgun sequence:
- the LOC107610979 gene encoding protein MOR1-like, whose product MDELSTVLPYMQEDRERMVIRKFKFEDPYIEQIQDLESDMIRYFREDLSRRLLSADFKKQVDGLEMLQKALPSLAKEIIEVLDTFLRWFVLQFCKSNTTCLLKVLEFLPELLDTLKDEGYSLTESEVAIFLPCLVEKLGHNIEKVREKMRELTKQFVLLYFAPKCFPYILEGLRSKNNRTRIECADLVGFILEHHGSDVM is encoded by the exons ATGGATGAACTGTCAACTGTGTTGCCTTACATGCAGGAAGATAGAGAAAGAATGGTGATTCGAAAGTTTAAGTTCGAGGACCCATACATTGAGCAGATTCAAGATCTAGAG AGTGATATGATTAGGTACTTTAGAGAGGATTTATCTAGGAGACTCTTAAGTGCAGATTTTAAGAAGCAAGTTGATGGACTAGAAATGCTACAAAAG GCACTTCCTTCCCTTGCAAAGGAAATTATAGAAGTTCTAGATACATTTTTGAGGTGGTTTGTTTTGCAGTTCTGCAAATCCAACACGACCTGTCTATTGAAG GTGCTAGAATTCCTTCCTGAACTGCTTGACACCTTGAAGGATGAGGGATATTCTTTGACAGAGTCTGAAGTAGCGATATTTCTTCCTTGCCTAGTAGAGAAG TTAGGGCATAACATCGAGAAGGTTCGAGAAAAAATGCGGGAGCTGACAAAACAATTTGTTCTTTTATATTTTGCACCTAAATGTTTCCCTTATATATTAGAGGGTTTACGCTCTAAGAATAACAGAACTCGAATTGAATGTGCTGATCTTGTTGGATTTATCCTCGAACATCATGGTTCAGACGTGATGTAG